A region of uncultured Desulfobacter sp. DNA encodes the following proteins:
- a CDS encoding ATP-binding protein: protein MSEKPTYEELVQRIQALEEKLSELKDAGSKLQDRENRLREAQQLVHMGHWSWDVSSGKVEWSKEVFEIFRLDPKEFTPQIDSILQLSPWPEDHVRDKELIRKAIESHEVGSYEQKFLRPDGSIGHYFSSFMGVYDDNGNLTEIKGVVQDITERKKDEEERNKLQTQLSNALEIANLGPWEYDIAKDLFTFNDYFYKLFCTTSKEIGGYTMSSAEYSQRFLHPEDRDCVGEGIRRAIETPDPDFSNQLEHRIIYADGQVGYASVHHFAVKDESGKTVKTYGVTQDITARKNMERQLQLSQKMESVGRLAGGIAHDFNNMLSIILGNIEMLQEDITPDSPLLRRIHEVKKAAQRSADLTRQLLAFARKQTILPKILNPNSAIDGMLNMLKRLIGEDIDLLWNPNEQLWSVKMDPSQVDQILANLCINARDAIKGVGKVTIETDNICFDNNYCREHRGFSPGEFVLIGVSDNGGGMDKETIDRVFEPFFTTKKNGKGTGLGLATVYGIIKQNNGFINVYSEPGQGTTFKIYIPRHEGCQPQEPVIATENLQKGSETILLVEDEQAILQMTKTMLERLGYMVLPANTPEDAIRICNRYNKKIDLLITDVVMPSMNGRELAHTILKGSPNIKCLYMSGYTSNVIAHRGILDEGLNFINKPFSKQALSVKLRNILDEKSN from the coding sequence ATGTCTGAAAAACCTACCTATGAAGAATTGGTGCAAAGAATTCAGGCATTGGAGGAAAAATTATCTGAACTCAAGGACGCTGGAAGTAAACTTCAGGATCGCGAAAACAGATTGAGAGAAGCCCAGCAATTGGTCCACATGGGTCATTGGTCTTGGGATGTAAGCTCAGGTAAAGTGGAATGGTCCAAGGAAGTATTTGAAATTTTCCGACTTGACCCTAAAGAATTCACGCCTCAGATTGATTCCATTCTACAGTTATCCCCTTGGCCTGAGGATCACGTACGCGATAAAGAACTCATCCGAAAAGCAATCGAAAGCCATGAAGTCGGCTCCTATGAACAAAAATTCCTCAGACCCGATGGCAGTATAGGGCACTACTTCTCAAGCTTTATGGGCGTCTATGATGACAACGGTAACCTCACTGAAATAAAAGGGGTAGTGCAGGACATCACTGAGCGTAAGAAGGATGAAGAGGAGCGGAATAAATTACAGACTCAGTTGTCCAACGCTTTGGAAATAGCCAATCTCGGTCCTTGGGAATATGATATAGCCAAGGACCTTTTTACGTTCAATGATTATTTCTACAAACTTTTTTGCACCACATCCAAGGAAATTGGCGGGTATACCATGTCGTCGGCGGAATACTCCCAGCGTTTTCTGCATCCTGAAGACAGGGATTGCGTTGGAGAGGGGATCCGTAGAGCCATCGAAACTCCCGATCCCGACTTCAGCAATCAACTGGAACATAGGATAATATACGCTGATGGGCAAGTCGGCTACGCCAGCGTTCATCATTTTGCCGTTAAGGACGAAAGTGGCAAAACGGTGAAAACATATGGTGTGACCCAGGATATAACAGCGCGTAAAAACATGGAACGGCAGCTTCAACTATCACAAAAAATGGAATCTGTGGGAAGGCTTGCCGGGGGTATAGCGCATGATTTCAACAATATGCTGAGCATTATTCTTGGTAATATTGAAATGCTGCAGGAGGATATCACCCCTGACAGTCCCTTGCTCCGAAGAATTCATGAAGTAAAAAAAGCTGCCCAACGCTCTGCCGATCTGACTCGTCAGTTACTTGCCTTTGCCCGCAAGCAAACGATTTTACCGAAAATTCTTAACCCAAACAGCGCAATTGACGGAATGCTTAACATGCTGAAAAGATTGATTGGGGAAGATATCGACCTGTTATGGAACCCGAATGAGCAGTTATGGTCCGTTAAGATGGACCCGTCACAAGTCGATCAGATATTGGCCAATTTGTGCATCAATGCAAGGGATGCCATAAAAGGCGTCGGTAAAGTCACTATTGAAACCGACAATATTTGTTTTGATAATAATTATTGTAGAGAACATCGGGGATTCTCCCCTGGCGAGTTTGTCCTCATTGGCGTCAGTGACAATGGCGGTGGCATGGATAAAGAGACTATCGATAGGGTCTTCGAGCCCTTTTTTACAACTAAAAAGAACGGAAAGGGAACTGGACTGGGGCTTGCAACGGTATATGGAATTATAAAACAAAACAATGGGTTTATAAATGTATATAGCGAACCAGGACAAGGCACTACCTTCAAAATATACATACCACGACACGAGGGTTGTCAGCCCCAGGAACCTGTCATTGCAACAGAAAATTTACAAAAAGGTTCTGAAACAATTCTTCTGGTGGAAGATGAGCAGGCAATTCTTCAAATGACAAAAACAATGCTGGAACGACTTGGTTATATGGTCTTACCGGCTAATACACCAGAAGATGCGATCCGGATTTGTAACCGTTACAATAAAAAAATTGACTTGTTGATAACCGATGTTGTGATGCCCTCAATGAACGGACGAGAACTTGCCCACACTATTTTGAAGGGAAGCCCCAATATAAAATGCCTGTATATGTCAGGATACACCAGCAATGTGATTGCCCATAGAGGCATATTAGATGAGGGTCTCAATTTTATCAATAAACCCTTTTCAAAACAGGCCCTATCTGTAAAATTGAGAAATATACTGGATGAAAAAAGTAATTGA
- a CDS encoding MerR family transcriptional regulator — protein MKTYCISQLARLFDLSRSTLLYYDRIGLLIPSDRSEAGYRLYTQRDRDRLAQICTLRNIGVALADIKKMLSSNNAPSVKILKNRLWEIGQQITDLRSQQQSIIRLLKEMTSDVCGPVIDKQMWVKMLQAAGMDEPAMMKWHAEFEFRSPRAHHDFLLSLGISKIEVKDIQSRSRMLIDKCH, from the coding sequence ATGAAAACCTATTGCATTTCTCAACTGGCCAGATTATTCGATCTTTCGCGCAGCACCCTGCTTTACTATGATCGAATTGGTCTTTTAATCCCTTCTGATAGATCAGAGGCGGGTTATCGCCTCTATACCCAAAGAGATCGTGATCGACTTGCTCAAATCTGTACCTTGCGCAATATAGGGGTGGCTCTGGCTGATATAAAAAAAATGCTGTCTTCGAATAATGCCCCAAGTGTAAAAATACTTAAGAATCGACTATGGGAAATCGGACAGCAGATAACAGATTTGCGGAGTCAGCAGCAATCCATAATCCGCTTACTCAAAGAAATGACCAGTGACGTTTGCGGGCCTGTCATTGACAAACAGATGTGGGTAAAAATGCTTCAGGCTGCCGGCATGGACGAACCAGCCATGATGAAATGGCACGCCGAATTTGAATTTCGATCCCCAAGAGCCCACCATGACTTTTTGCTTTCCTTAGGAATATCGAAGATAGAGGTGAAGGATATTCAGTCTCGGTCCCGGATGCTTATAGACAAATGTCACTAA
- a CDS encoding DUF2914 domain-containing protein, translated as MNKTSIEERDQHLIKKFRNIIEEKKWLEPQEPEPPRHPWPLFTLAGIILGLGIMLIAFYMIPEHVPTDSPSTPEKVETAAPENPAPLAQQTFPDGEKLNRPDETQVPSPLPEPAPVLPTEDVPPPSEVVQAIETDPMEILPEVVSNTDVTIDELVICRHIKNRMYISPENRFSMANGAAPVVWTWMNVLTDKPPQTLTHIYYLNGEPYSRVILQAPYPRTRTWSKVTLNRPKLAGSWRVDVVDSGGQVLARADFIVEI; from the coding sequence ATGAACAAGACCAGTATTGAGGAGCGCGACCAGCACCTCATAAAAAAATTCCGGAATATTATTGAAGAGAAGAAGTGGCTTGAGCCCCAGGAACCTGAACCCCCAAGACACCCATGGCCCCTCTTCACGCTGGCAGGAATAATCCTGGGGTTAGGTATCATGCTCATAGCCTTTTACATGATTCCAGAACACGTGCCGACGGATTCCCCATCCACTCCGGAAAAAGTTGAGACCGCCGCCCCGGAAAATCCGGCGCCCCTGGCCCAGCAGACATTCCCTGATGGTGAAAAACTCAATCGTCCCGATGAAACCCAGGTCCCATCACCGCTTCCTGAACCAGCCCCTGTTCTGCCGACAGAAGATGTACCACCTCCTTCCGAGGTAGTACAGGCCATAGAGACAGACCCCATGGAGATACTTCCGGAGGTTGTCAGCAACACCGATGTGACCATCGACGAACTGGTTATTTGCCGCCACATCAAAAACAGGATGTATATCTCTCCGGAAAACCGTTTTTCCATGGCAAACGGTGCAGCCCCTGTGGTCTGGACATGGATGAACGTCCTGACCGACAAGCCGCCCCAGACTCTGACCCATATCTATTACCTTAACGGAGAACCTTACAGCCGGGTCATTCTCCAGGCCCCCTACCCCAGGACCCGCACCTGGAGCAAGGTGACACTGAACAGACCCAAGCTTGCCGGATCATGGCGTGTGGACGTTGTGGACAGCGGCGGTCAGGTCCTGGCAAGAGCCGATTTCATTGTCGAAATCTGA
- a CDS encoding VOC family protein, producing the protein MKTNELSTCFCTNDVDACREFYSQYFSAKAIFDCGWYINLIIGQEGPSIQFMRPQGDMPTFDGSGVMLNFKVDDVDAEYMRLSQAGLQATMPLEDHPWGDRGFSVMDPIGNSVYIYSDREPSEEFKQYYKKS; encoded by the coding sequence ATGAAAACAAATGAACTCTCTACCTGTTTTTGCACAAACGATGTCGATGCTTGTCGTGAATTTTACAGTCAATATTTTTCAGCAAAGGCCATTTTTGACTGCGGCTGGTATATCAATCTGATAATTGGTCAGGAGGGCCCCAGCATTCAATTTATGCGGCCCCAAGGAGATATGCCGACATTTGACGGTTCAGGCGTCATGCTCAATTTCAAAGTCGATGATGTTGATGCCGAATATATGAGACTGTCCCAAGCCGGGTTACAGGCCACAATGCCATTGGAAGATCACCCCTGGGGAGACAGAGGGTTTTCGGTTATGGATCCCATTGGGAACAGTGTTTACATCTACTCCGACCGCGAACCTTCGGAAGAATTTAAACAATACTATAAGAAATCCTAA
- a CDS encoding DMT family transporter: MGAAFSLGCAFFWAFAVILFKKAGESFSPIALNIYKSAVAMVLVGLTMLVLGTPFFPDVAPRVWWILALSGLLGITLADIFYFSALNHLGAGMVAVVECLYLPCVLGFSYILLGERMGVLGIMGGGLVLCAILVGAVPLTDLKLGTIPKSSQIWGICAGLLAMMFMALGIVIAKDVLDQADVFWATFIRVTAGVIGLVPIVLCHPERMRIAGELKFSKAWVNAFPATVSGNYIALLLWVAGMKYTTVSRAGVLNQMSVIFIFILATVWLKEKMTAQRLAAIVLAVAGAYLVIFN, from the coding sequence ATGGGAGCAGCCTTTTCTCTGGGATGCGCATTTTTCTGGGCCTTTGCCGTTATCCTGTTCAAAAAAGCAGGGGAGAGCTTCTCGCCCATTGCCCTGAATATTTATAAAAGTGCTGTGGCCATGGTTCTGGTGGGTCTGACCATGCTGGTGTTGGGCACCCCTTTTTTCCCCGATGTGGCGCCTCGTGTGTGGTGGATTCTTGCCCTGTCGGGATTATTGGGCATTACCCTGGCTGACATATTTTATTTCTCCGCCCTGAACCACCTGGGGGCCGGCATGGTGGCTGTGGTGGAATGCCTGTATCTGCCCTGTGTGCTCGGGTTTTCCTACATCCTTTTAGGAGAACGCATGGGTGTTTTGGGAATCATGGGCGGCGGTCTGGTCCTTTGCGCCATACTGGTGGGGGCCGTACCGTTAACCGATTTGAAACTTGGAACCATACCCAAGAGCTCTCAGATTTGGGGGATTTGCGCAGGTTTGCTTGCCATGATGTTCATGGCTCTGGGCATTGTCATTGCCAAGGATGTGCTGGACCAGGCTGATGTATTCTGGGCCACCTTTATCCGGGTGACGGCCGGTGTGATCGGTCTAGTGCCCATTGTGTTGTGCCACCCGGAGCGCATGAGGATTGCCGGGGAACTTAAATTTTCAAAGGCCTGGGTTAATGCTTTTCCGGCAACGGTGAGCGGCAACTATATTGCCCTGCTGCTCTGGGTGGCGGGGATGAAATACACCACCGTGTCCAGGGCCGGCGTTTTGAACCAGATGTCCGTTATCTTTATTTTTATTCTGGCCACGGTATGGCTTAAGGAAAAGATGACGGCCCAGCGGCTGGCCGCCATTGTGCTGGCAGTCGCCGGCGCATACCTTGTAATTTTTAACTGA